A genomic segment from Capra hircus breed San Clemente chromosome 7, ASM170441v1, whole genome shotgun sequence encodes:
- the ZNF300 gene encoding zinc finger protein 300: protein MKSQGLVSFKDVAVDFTQEEWQQLDPAQKTLYRDVMLENYSHLVSMGHPVSKPDVISKLEQGEDPWIIKTDIPNRICPYEGQADGRLDRKSNLDNPQSCILGSVSFHNKILKGVIKDGSLYSILKVCQSDGQLQRCQKNSLSRQVTVINNKTMTIESDYKYDALRKIFQECIESDASRQRPYNYDAFKKNLKSNIDLPSCNKNNSRTNLDESFGCGKSIIHSVANSNLEKLHNGVIPCNDNEHGNIFSKKQSIIHYQNVETKEKTCVCITCGKAFAKKSQLIVHQRIHTGKKPYDCGACGKAFSEKFHLIVHQRTHTGEKPYECSECGKAFSQKSSLIIHQRVHTGEKPYECSECGKAFSQKSPLIIHQRIHTGEKPYECRECGKAFSQKSQLIIHHRAHTGEKPYECTECGKAFCEKSHLIIHKRIHTGEKPYKCAQCEEAFSRKTELITHQLIHTGEKPYECTACGKTFSRKSQLIIHQRTHTGEKPYKCNECGKAFCQKSHLIGHQRIHTGEKPYVCTECGKAFSQKSHLPGHQRIHTGEKPYVCAECGKAFSQKSDLVLHRRIHTGERPYQCAVCGKAFIQKSQLTVHQRIHSSGKNHSELKTQTSF from the exons GGATTAGTATCTTTCAAGGATGTGGCTGTCGATTTCACCCAGGAGGAGTGGCAGCAACTAGACCCTGCTCAGAAGACCCTGTACAgggatgtgatgctggagaattATAGCCACCTGGTCTCAATGG GGCATCCAGTTTCCAAACCAGATGTCATTTCCAAGTTGGAGCAAGGAGAAGATCCATGGATCATTAAGACAGACATACCAAATCGGATCTGTCCATATGAAGGTCAGGCAGATGGGCGACTAG acAGGAAGAGTAACCTTGACAACCCCCAATCATGTATTTTGGGGTCTGTTTCCTTCCATAATAAGATATTGAAAGGAGTCATAAAGGATGGTTCATTATActccattttaaaagtctgtcAAAGTGATGGTCAGTTACAGAGATGTCAGAAAAACAGTCTTTCCAGACAAGTAACAGTCATCAACAACAAAACAATGACTATAGAGTCAGACTACAAATATGATGCACTGAGGAAAATATTTCAAGAGTGCATAGAGTCAGATGCTTCAAGACAAAGACCCTATAACTATGATGCCTTTAAAAAGAACTTGAAATCTAATATTGACCTACCTAGTTGTAACAAGAACAATTCAAGAACAAACCTTGATGAGAGTTTTGGATGTGGAAAATCAATCATCCACAGTGTGGCCAATTCTAACCTTGAGAAGCTTCACAATGGAGTAATTCCCTGTAATGATAATGAGCATGGAAACATTTTCAGCAAGAAACAATCCATTATTCATTATCAGAATGTTGAAACCAAGGAAAAAACCTGTGTGTGTATTACATGTGGAAAAGCCTTTGCTAAGAAGTCACAGCTCATTGTACATCAACGAATTCATACTGGGAAAAAACCATATGATTGTGgtgcatgtgggaaagccttcagtgaGAAGTTTCACCTCATTGTACATCAGAGAACTCATACTGGGGAGAAACCTTATGAATGTTctgaatgtggaaaagccttctcTCAAAAATCATCCCTTATTAtacatcagagagttcatactggagaaaaaccataCGAATGTagtgaatgtggaaaagccttctcCCAGAAATCACCCCTCATTatacatcagagaattcacactggagagaaaccttatgaatgtaGAGAATGTGGTAAGGCCTTCTCCCAGAAGTCGCAACTAATTATACATCATCGAgctcatactggagagaagccctatGAGTGTactgaatgtgggaaagccttttgtgAGAAGTCCCACCTCATTATACATAAAAGAATTCATACTGGGGAGAAACCCTACAAATGTGCTCAGTGTGAGGAAGCCTTCAGCAGAAAGACAGAACTCATTACACACCAGTTAATTCATACTGGGgagaaaccttatgaatgtaCTGCTTGTGGGAAGACCTTTTCCCGAAAGTCACAGCTCATTATACATCAGAGAAcgcatactggagagaaaccctataaatgcaatgaatgtggaaaagccttctgTCAGAAATCACATCTCATTGGACATCAGAGAATACACACAGGAGAAAAACCTTATGTTTGTactgaatgtgggaaagccttctctCAAAAGTCTCACCTCCCAGGTCATCAGAGGattcatacaggagagaaaccatatGTATGTGCTGAATGTGGAAAGGCATTTTCTCAGAAGTCAGATCTTGTTTTACATCGGAGAATTCACACTGGGGAAAGACCCTATCAGTGTGCTGTATGTGGGAAAGCTTTCATCCAGAAATCACAACTCACTgtacatcagagaattcatagcAGTGGTAAAAATCATAGTGAACTAAAAACACAGACAAGCTTTTAG